The Neurospora crassa OR74A linkage group I, whole genome shotgun sequence genome segment GGAGTCTGGACTCGACGAGTGGTTCAAACACATGTGCTTCTGGAACCCATTAGATTCGATATACACCATGGTTGCCATGTGGAATGTGTATTTGGCGATGGATAAACGGCAATGGCCATTGAACTGGAACTCTTTCCGGTCGAGGGAACAAGACCGAGTGGATCGTGGATAAACACCCCAAACACACGACTATTCACTGTGGCTTCTCCACTTCATCGGCAATGATTTTGGCGATGGATGATGGCATTATGGTATCATGGTCTTTGACACTCGCGGTGTCCGACTCCACTGTAGACAGAGATATACATAGTAAACAGGGTGAAAGGTACGGTAAAGatcaagtaaacaaacctcGGCTAACAAGTGAGGCCGATAGTTGAAAGGTTTTCATGCTGTCTGACATTGAAACATTGGAGGCGAGTGTGTGAGGCCACACTGGACATGACGGCCAGACGAATGAGAGTGTGTATGTTGACCCAAGGACATGGACCTCtgggagaagagggtgagTCGATATCGATGTATTGACTCGGAATGAAGGACTCTTCAAGACAGCATTTGACACAGTGAAAAAAGATACTTTTCCGTCCAAATGAAACCCCAGTCGGATCAACCTTGGGGAAAGGCGGGGGAATGGTATGGGGGAAGGCGAATTATGGGGAAGAGAGTctggagaaggaaaaagtggCAGACGGGGAAATCtggggagaagagaagattGGAGAAAGTCGGCATTTCGGGAGGGAAGCCGAAAGAGGGACAAGGGAAGAGGGCGCACAgaccactcactcacttgGGTATTCGCTTGGTTTGCCGTGTCTGCCACCTGGTCGCGAATGTGGCATATTCTGAGGCACATGGAGTCAAAGAGAAATGTGTAAAGTTATGTAAGTGCTCTGGGCTGTTTACTTTCCACCTGGGTTGGCATCGAAGAGGGCTTGTTggtggaaagaggagggccagtgatgttgatgtcttCTCTTGTTCTGACTGCTGTcccagggttagggtccAGCATGTCACTGTCCAGGAAATCATGTGAAGACGCTGCAGCCACTGTAATGGAGCCCCACTCTCGGCCGCGTCCACTGCGGCAACTGCGCGTCGATGATGACCGCGTCCATCTGATATTGATTTGACCACCGAGATATTTAATTCAACCACCAATTCACACAAAATGGCTGGCCCATCACGACTCCCCGACAAGAAACAGGCCTCCATCTCGAGCTTCTTCACCCCACGAAACACCAGTCCGCTGGTCAACCTCAGCCAAAACGCCTCCAAGAAGCCGCCACCAGCCGAGTCTAAATCATCCAAGTCGACATCCTCGAGGAAACGACCCGAACCCCAAACCGACGATAGCGAAGATGACGTTCCCAGAGATGCCAAACGGCGCAGGTCGAATGGCCCATCGGCAGCAACAGACACCGAAGACGCCGTTGCCTCACTGAagctttcttcctcctcccgaaCAGAACGGTACGCTCTTAACTCGAGCCGGCCCTCCCAAGACgagcaagagaaggaagaagacgtcGCCGAAcgcaaaaagaaggaagaactCCACCGAAAGTTTGTCAAGAAGCTCGGTCACCCCGACAGCATGTTCAGCTACAGACAACGAGACACCGAGTCCGCTGCCGTCGAGGGCGAAGGCGAAGAGggcgaagacgacgaagaggaacCAGCACCCAAAACCACGGCCAAAAAGAAGGGCGCCAAGACGGGCAAGCTCACTCCCATGGAGCTGCAGTTCCTCGAAATCAAACGGAAACACATGGATACACTCTTGATCGTCGAGGTCGGGTACAAATTCCGCTTCTTTGGCGAAGACGCCCGCATCGCGGCCCGAGAACTGAGCATCGTCTGTATACCGGGCAAGTTCCGATACGACGAACACCCTTCCGAAGCCCACCTCGACCGTTTTGCGTCTGCCAGCATACCCGTCCACCGGTTGCCTGTCCATGCTAAGCGTCTTGTTGCTGCCGGGTACAAAGTCGGAGTAGTCCGGCAGATCGAGACGGCCGCCTTAAAAAAGGCTGGCGATAACCGTAACGCCCCCTTTGTCCGAAAGCTCACCAATGTCTATACCAAGGGCACCTATATCGATGAGACGGGCGAGCTGGACCAGCCAGGCGAGACAACGGGTGCTTCCTCTGGTGGTTACCTGCTTTGTTTGACAGAGACCCCGGCCAAGGGCATGGGGACTGACGAAAAGGTCAATGTCGGCATCATTGCCGTCCAGCCTGCTACCGGTGACATCATTTACGACGAGTTCGAGGACGGCTTCATGCGGCGGGAGATCGAGACCCGACTGCTTCATATTTCTCCCTGCGAGTTTCTCATCGTCGGCGACCTCAGCAAAGCCACTGATAAACTCATCCAACATCTCtccggcagcagcaccaatGTCTTTGGTGACAAGAGTCGTGTCGAGAGAGTCCCCAAGAGCAAGACCATGGCAGCCGAGTCTTACTCGAACGTCACGGATTTCTACGCCGGGAAGGCCAAGGACAGCGATGAACGCTCAGCAGCTCTGCTCAATAAGGTGCTCAAGCTTCCAGAGGCCGTCATGATTTGTCTCTCGGCCATGATCACCCACCTGACCGAGTATGGCCTACAGCACATCTTTGACCTTACCAAATATTTCCAATCATTCAGCACACGCCAACACATGCTCATCAACGGCACCACCCTCGAGTCTCTCGAAGTCTACCGTAACGCCACCGACCACTCCGAGAAGGGCTCTCTGCTTTGGGCCCTGGACAAGACGCACACCCGCTTCGGCCAGCGTCTCCTCCGCAAATGGATTGGCCGCCCTCTCCTCGACCAGCAACGCCTAGAAGAGCGCGTCTCGGCAGTCGAAGAACTACTAAACAATCAGTCCACCGCCAAGGTCGACAAACTAGTCAACATGCTCAAGTCCATCAAGGCCGACCTCGAGCGCAGTTTGATCAGGATCTACTACGGCAAATGCACCCGCCCCGAACTCCTCTCAACTTTACAAACCCTCCAAAAGATCTCCTTCGAATACGCCCGCGTCAAATCTCCTGCCGACACGGGCTTCTCCTCCACTTTGCTCACATCCGCCATCATGACCCTGCCGTCCATCAGCCCCATGGTCACCGCCCACCTCTCCAAAATCAacgccgaagccgcccgcAAAGACGACAAGtacgccttcttcctcgagcAGCACGAAACCGAGGACATTTCCGAACACAAACTGGGCATCGCAGCTGTGGAACAAGACCTCGACGAACACCGCTCCGAAGCCGCCAAGGACCTGGGCAAGAAAGTTCCCGTCAACTACGTAACCGTGGCGGGCATCGAGTACCTAATCGAAGTACCCAACACGGACCTCAAGCGCGTCCCAGCTTCATGGGCCAAGATCTCCGGAACCAAGAAAGTCTCGCGGTTTCACACTCCTACAGTACTGAGGTTGATAGCCGAAAGAGATCAACACAAGGAATCCCTAGCTTCAGCCTGCGACCAAGCCTTTTCCGACCTACTATCGCAAATAGCAGGGGAGTACCAACCGCTCCGCGACGCCGTCTCCTCATTATCCACTTTGGACTGCCTCTTGTCACTAAGCACAGTCGCTGCATTACCAGGCTACACCAAACCCACTTTCCTACCCTCTTCCcatccttctttcctctccatcaCCGAAGGCAGACATCCCATAGCCGAACACCTGTTGCCCAATGGGTACATCCCATTTACCATGTCCCTCGGCACTTTGTCTTCGTCCGCCTCTTCCcctgaccctaaccctaccAGTCCCTCTGGAAAGCCAGCCCTAGCCCAACTAATCACTGGTCCCAACATGGGCGGCAAATCCTCCTACACCCGCGCCGTCGCGCTGTTGGTCTTACTCGCCCAGATCGGCTCCTTCGTGCCCGCCACTTCCATGTCTCTCACCCTCTCCGACGCCATCTTCACCCGCATGGGCGCCCGCGATAATTTGTTCAAAGGCGAATCGACATTCATGGTCGAAGTCTCCGAGACGGCTGCCATTCTGCGCCAAGCAACCCCCCGGAGTCTGGTGGTGCTTGACGAGCTAGGCCGCGGCACGTCCACGCATGATGGACGGGCGATCGCTGGTGCCGTGTTGGAGTATGTGGTTAGGGACGTGGGGTGCTTGATGCTGTTCGTGACGCATTATCAGGATTTGGCTGGGGTGGCGGAGGGTTTGACCGTaggtgagggagaggagaaaAGACGGGGAGTGGAGTGTGTGCATATGCGGTTTGCGAGTAATAAGTCTAGGACTtcgatggatgatgatgcgatggaggtggatggggatggggatgggcaAGAAGGTGCAGGGGCGGataaggatgaagaggaagagattaCCTTCTTGTATGATTTGGCGCCGGGTGTGGCGCATAGGTCGTATGGACTGAATGTTGCGAGACTGGCGAGGATACCGAGGAAGGTGTTGGAGGTTGCTGCGAGAAAGTCGAgtgagttggagaaggaggtgaggGCAAAGAGAATCAAGGGGGCGATGGGGTTGGTGGGGGGTGTGTTGTATGGGGGAGGTGCCCCTGGTGATCAAGAGGAGAAGTTGGAGCAGTTGGTGGGGTTGGTTGAGCAGTTGTGAGTGGTTACGGGTTAAAGGTTATGACATAAAGGTAGAGAAAGGATCATGATATAGTGGTATAAGACTCAAGTCCTtcaagtaggtacctaaccaGCTCTCTCCGACAGATAATCAACACATCAAACCACATCCTGGAAAGATCCAGAGTACATCTCCTCTACTCATCCTCGGACGGCCTACCCTTCAGGACCTTGGCCATATCCTCATTTACCATACTAAACGCACCGCTTCGTTCCCAAATTGGCGG includes the following:
- the msh3 gene encoding DNA mismatch repair protein Msh3 codes for the protein MAGPSRLPDKKQASISSFFTPRNTSPLVNLSQNASKKPPPAESKSSKSTSSRKRPEPQTDDSEDDVPRDAKRRRSNGPSAATDTEDAVASLKLSSSSRTERYALNSSRPSQDEQEKEEDVAERKKKEELHRKFVKKLGHPDSMFSYRQRDTESAAVEGEGEEGEDDEEEPAPKTTAKKKGAKTGKLTPMELQFLEIKRKHMDTLLIVEVGYKFRFFGEDARIAARELSIVCIPGKFRYDEHPSEAHLDRFASASIPVHRLPVHAKRLVAAGYKVGVVRQIETAALKKAGDNRNAPFVRKLTNVYTKGTYIDETGELDQPGETTGASSGGYLLCLTETPAKGMGTDEKVNVGIIAVQPATGDIIYDEFEDGFMRREIETRLLHISPCEFLIVGDLSKATDKLIQHLSGSSTNVFGDKSRVERVPKSKTMAAESYSNVTDFYAGKAKDSDERSAALLNKVLKLPEAVMICLSAMITHLTEYGLQHIFDLTKYFQSFSTRQHMLINGTTLESLEVYRNATDHSEKGSLLWALDKTHTRFGQRLLRKWIGRPLLDQQRLEERVSAVEELLNNQSTAKVDKLVNMLKSIKADLERSLIRIYYGKCTRPELLSTLQTLQKISFEYARVKSPADTGFSSTLLTSAIMTLPSISPMVTAHLSKINAEAARKDDKYAFFLEQHETEDISEHKLGIAAVEQDLDEHRSEAAKDLGKKVPVNYVTVAGIEYLIEVPNTDLKRVPASWAKISGTKKVSRFHTPTVLRLIAERDQHKESLASACDQAFSDLLSQIAGEYQPLRDAVSSLSTLDCLLSLSTVAALPGYTKPTFLPSSHPSFLSITEGRHPIAEHLLPNGYIPFTMSLGTLSSSASSPDPNPTSPSGKPALAQLITGPNMGGKSSYTRAVALLVLLAQIGSFVPATSMSLTLSDAIFTRMGARDNLFKGESTFMVEVSETAAILRQATPRSLVVLDELGRGTSTHDGRAIAGAVLEYVVRDVGCLMLFVTHYQDLAGVAEGLTVGEGEEKRRGVECVHMRFASNKSRTSMDDDAMEVDGDGDGQEGAGADKDEEEEITFLYDLAPGVAHRSYGLNVARLARIPRKVLEVAARKSSELEKEVRAKRIKGAMGLVGGVLYGGGAPGDQEEKLEQLVGLVEQL